The following proteins are co-located in the Pseudomonas cavernae genome:
- a CDS encoding acyl-CoA dehydrogenase family protein, translating to MSLVYSEEQSLLADSARDFLAARSPVAAQRRLRDEASELGYDPQLWQDAVELGWSAIPFPEAFGGLDFGCMGLGPIFEEIGKNLSASPLLSNVVLSGSLLHLAGTPAQQDQWLTALIGGERRLALALEEQPRHAPLHTALTATADGAGFRLDGEKGFVIDGLGADAYLVAARTSGQAGDEQGISVFLVPATAPGLKVSALSLIDSRNCARLQFDGVQLGGDALLGAAGAAWPALDMVLDRGRVCLAAELLGASEQLFASTLDYLKTRVQFDAPIGSFQALQHRAARLHVELVLARSTLMAALAALDDSSLSAAERGRLVSLAKWKTGETATRVSNEAVQMHGGIGVTDELDVGLYLKRIRVAQACLGDSDFHCERYAALDEAHA from the coding sequence ATGAGTCTGGTATATAGCGAAGAACAGAGCCTGCTGGCCGACAGCGCCCGCGACTTTCTCGCCGCGCGCAGCCCGGTGGCTGCCCAGCGTCGTTTGCGCGACGAGGCCAGCGAGCTGGGTTACGACCCGCAGCTGTGGCAGGACGCGGTGGAGCTGGGCTGGAGCGCGATTCCGTTTCCGGAAGCCTTCGGCGGGCTGGATTTTGGTTGCATGGGCCTGGGGCCGATTTTCGAGGAGATCGGCAAGAACCTCTCGGCGTCGCCGCTGCTCTCCAATGTGGTGCTCAGCGGTTCGTTGCTGCACCTGGCCGGCACGCCTGCGCAGCAGGACCAGTGGCTGACGGCGCTGATCGGCGGCGAGCGACGTCTGGCCCTGGCGCTGGAGGAGCAGCCGCGGCATGCACCGCTGCACACGGCCCTGACCGCGACGGCCGACGGCGCGGGCTTTCGCCTCGACGGCGAGAAGGGCTTCGTCATCGATGGCCTGGGCGCGGATGCCTACCTGGTGGCTGCCCGCACCTCCGGGCAGGCCGGGGACGAGCAGGGCATCAGCGTGTTTCTGGTGCCGGCGACAGCGCCGGGGCTGAAGGTCAGCGCGCTGTCGTTGATTGACTCGCGCAACTGCGCACGTCTGCAGTTCGACGGCGTGCAGCTGGGTGGCGATGCCCTGCTCGGTGCTGCCGGAGCCGCCTGGCCGGCACTGGATATGGTGCTGGATCGCGGCCGGGTGTGCCTGGCCGCCGAGCTGCTTGGCGCCTCCGAGCAACTGTTCGCCAGCACCCTCGATTACCTCAAGACCCGGGTGCAGTTCGATGCGCCGATCGGTTCGTTCCAGGCCTTGCAGCACCGCGCGGCGCGTTTGCATGTCGAGCTGGTGTTGGCCCGTAGCACGCTGATGGCGGCGCTGGCAGCGCTGGACGACAGCAGCCTGAGCGCTGCCGAGCGCGGACGGCTGGTCAGCCTGGCCAAGTGGAAAACCGGCGAGACCGCCACCCGTGTCAGCAACGAAGCGGTGCAGATGCACGGCGGGATTGGTGTCACCGACGAGCTGGATGTCGGCCTGTATCTCAAGCGGATACGGGTGGCCCAGGCGTGCCTGGGAGACAGTGATTTTCACTGTGAGCGCTACGCGGCACTCGACGAGGCGCACGCCTGA
- a CDS encoding SDR family NAD(P)-dependent oxidoreductase yields the protein MHSLEGKIAIVTGAGQGIGRGIALAYAASGATVVVADINPETSVETQALIHARSGKAVVIPCDIAEEQSVQALVDQVIEQFGALHILVNNAYLGNKPAALEDKSVADFERALRGSLYAPLAAMQRAFPHMRRQQWGRIINLCSLNGVNAHQHSADYNVSKEALRCLTRSAAREWAVHGITVNAICPGARTPAYERYAALAPENAALMLQQNPMGRMGDPELDIGSVACFLASEASRYMTGDTLFVDGGSHINGVAWQPPARQTV from the coding sequence ATGCACTCACTCGAAGGAAAAATCGCCATTGTCACCGGCGCCGGCCAGGGGATTGGCCGCGGCATTGCCCTGGCCTACGCGGCCAGTGGCGCCACGGTGGTGGTCGCCGATATCAACCCGGAAACCAGCGTCGAGACCCAGGCATTGATCCACGCCCGCAGCGGCAAGGCCGTGGTGATCCCTTGCGACATCGCCGAAGAGCAGAGCGTGCAAGCGCTGGTGGATCAGGTGATAGAGCAATTCGGGGCGCTGCATATCCTGGTCAACAACGCCTACCTCGGCAATAAGCCGGCGGCTCTCGAAGACAAATCCGTGGCCGACTTCGAGCGTGCCTTGCGAGGCAGCTTGTACGCGCCGTTGGCGGCAATGCAGCGCGCTTTCCCGCATATGCGCCGTCAACAATGGGGGCGGATTATCAACCTTTGCTCGCTGAACGGGGTCAACGCCCACCAGCATTCGGCCGACTACAACGTCAGCAAGGAAGCCTTGCGCTGCCTGACGCGTAGCGCCGCGCGCGAATGGGCCGTGCATGGCATCACCGTCAACGCCATCTGCCCGGGGGCGCGCACGCCAGCTTATGAGCGCTATGCCGCGTTGGCGCCAGAAAACGCCGCGCTGATGCTGCAACAAAACCCTATGGGGCGTATGGGCGACCCGGAACTGGATATCGGCAGCGTGGCCTGTTTCCTGGCAAGCGAGGCGTCACGCTACATGACCGGCGATACCTTGTTTGTCGATGGTGGTTCGCATATCAACGGCGTGGCCTGGCAGCCGCCGGCCCGTCAGACGGTGTAA